Proteins encoded by one window of Kwoniella dendrophila CBS 6074 chromosome 9, complete sequence:
- a CDS encoding sulfite reductase (NADPH) hemoprotein, beta-component yields the protein MSSSIPPAISNLPSTSYHHPIATVPSGSTKLNPYLPIPQASGSTTVLFTNPTFLSSVPSASLKRTVVQVIDAEEVVTPRAARSLSLISRSAQEAYDHSLLALRLAQDEDALVYHFIAAGLDGSVQQVEDAESWLSGALSSPVLANGESNGDVADELLTAYEATCLSLLKLTRRAQPPFGYTKSESSKLIVNFLPHSIEAENVLDVILAIPAPKEKLRSSLSGVQEVVVVEGGNGKFGPGWASVVDALEGAEVNIRSVLVGGNVASSEITSALSASTPIARLGKPASHSIPSSSVAVPSPESKYTDLLTSSPSPLEILNDPSHLAANESTSPLYAFGKAVALRKERARLIELAKKVLKASNTGKDVHEALSAWLLVRDEKDAASAGKKVEEVLGAGNSEDEKEIVQLGSKGHWEKRALWIVISNSWAVDLASSGLHHALASGLDINLLVYETASSPFSPNAPAQPPKERKKDLALYALNMGDVYVASVAIYADYAGVINAMREAENYSGPGLVLAYLPWGDKEDGEAVSKKENAGALERLRETKRAVSGGWWPMFRWNPSLADDKRFTLDSSYIKAALSEFLDRESHLSQLTLAQPAIDSSVTSSVGTDLVAARKEKARKAYDALLNSLDGPGLLVLYASDGGNAEKVAKRLVSRAKMRGVGASLRVLDEIASSIVDSLAEEKNVLILTSTAGQGEAPQNGREFYKALSKLPASDKLAETKVTVFGMGDSHYWPRPEDAGYYNKPAKDIFPRVLGLGCAELCPLGLGDDSDPDGYMTGYKPFEASLWRALGVDNVEVIEEKEETVANEHIKIASDYLRGTILEGLADKSTGAIGPSDAQLTKFHGTYMQDDRDIRESLKAQGLEPAYSFMIRVRLPAGVCTADQWLHMDRISDEHGNGTFKLTTRQTFQFHGIVKSHLKPAMQAINRSLLDTIAACGDVNRNVQCCVNPAFSKTHETVYNFAVGISEHLLPSTNAYHEIWLDKKKVYGDATQNFSADHEPLYGPYYLPRKFKIAVAVPPDNAVDVFTNDVGFIAIVENDTVLGYNVSVGGGMGVTHGNKKTYPRLGDVLGFLSPEDGNKVAESIMLVQRDYGNRQDRKNARLKYTVDRLGVAKFKELVEERWGKKFGEARPYTFSNNLDKYGWAQGHDGKHHFTMFIENGRIEDSSRHQFKSGLQEIAKIHKGNFRLTANQHLILSDVATEDLDEIKRLLSKWGLDNIDHSGVRLSSSACVAFPTCGLAMAESERYLPLLIDKVEKICEEAGVRNDDLVMRMTGCPNGCARPWAAEVAFVGKAPGSYMMMLGGSHDGTRLNKPFIESATEPEILAVLKPMIKRWALERNDGERFGDWTVRAGYIKPTTHGTNFWENGFPDAQQAVQAGQAITA from the exons ATgtcttcatcaattcctcCAGCTATCTCTAACCTTCCATCAACctcatatcatcatcctATCGCCACTGTACCATCAGGATCTACCAAACTTAACCCATATCTTCCTATTCCTCAAGCTTCTGGTAGCACCACTGTTCTTTTCACCAATCCAACCTTCTTATCATCAGTACCTTCCGCTTCACTCAAAAGAACAGTCGTTCAAGTTATCGACGCCGAAGAAGTCGTTACACCTCGAGCTGCCAGATCATTATCTTTGATAAGTAGATCCGCTCAAGAAGCATACGACCACTCTTTACTCGCTCTTCGATTAGCccaagatgaagatgctttagTATATCACTTTATTGCAGCAGGATTAGATGGATCAGTCCAACAGGTTGAAGATGCAGAATCATGGTTGAGTGGTGCTTTAAGCTCACCTGTCCTTGCAAACGGTGAATCTAACGGCGATGTTGCCGATGAGCTCTTAACAGCTTATGAGGCTACATGTCTTTCCCTTCTCAAACTTACAAGACGAGCTCAACCACCATTCGGTTACACAAAATCCGAATCATCAAAACTTATAGTCAACTTCCTTCCCCACTCCATCGAAGCCGAAAATGTCCTCGATGTCATTCTCGCTATCCCAGCACCAAAGGAAAAACTTAGATCATCCTTATCTGGTGTACAAGAAGTTGTAGTTGTTGAGGGCGGTAATGGCAAATTCGGTCCTGGTTGGGCATCAGTAGTGGATGCTTTAGAAGGTGCCGAAGTCAATATTCGATCAGTCTTAGTTGGTGGAAATGTAGCTTCATCGGAAATAACATCAGCTCTTTCCGCTTCCACCCCAATCGCCAGATTAGGTAAACCAGCTAGCCACTCcattccatcttcttccgtTGCCGTTCCATCACCAGAAAGCAAATATACCGATCTCCTTACTTCTTCCCCATCTCCATTGGAAATCCTCAACGACCCATCCCATCTCGCTGCCAACGAATCAACATCCCCATTATATGCTTTCGGTAAAGCCGTGGCTcttagaaaagaaagagctCGACTTATCGAACTCGCCAAAAAGGTTCTCAAAGCTTCAAACACAGGTAAAGACGTTCACGAAGCTCTTTCCGCTTGGTTATTAGTACGAGATGAGAAAGATGCTGCCTCTGCAGgaaagaaagttgaagaagtcCTTGGTGCCGGTAACAGcgaagatgaaaaagaaatcgTTCAACTTGGTTCTAAAGGTCATTGGGAGAAACGAGCTCTTTGGATCGTTATTTCAAACTCATGGGCTGTAGATCTCGCTTCATCAGGTCTTCACCACGCTCTCGCCTCCGGTCTCGATATCAATCTCCTTGTTTACGAAACTGCCTCCTCACCTTTCTCACCTAATGCTCCAGCTCAACCACCTAAAGAACGAAAGAAGGATCTTGCTCTTTACGCTCTTAATATGGGTGACGTTTACGTCGCTTCCGTTGCTATCTACGCCGATTACGCTGGTGTCATCAACGCTATGCGAGAAGCTGAAAACTACTCTGGTCCAGGTTTAGTCCTCGCTTACTTGCCATGGGGTgacaaagaagatggtgaagctGTCTCAAAAAAGGAGAATGCCGGTGCTTTAGAAAGATTGAGGGAAACCAAACGAGCTGTTTCAGGTGGATGGTGGCCAATGTTCAGATGGAACCCATCTCTTGCTGATGACAAACGATTTACTCTCGATTCCTCTTACATCAAAGCTGCTCTTTCAGAATTCCTCGATCGAGAATCTCACCTTTCTCAACTCACTCTCGCTCAACCAGCAATCGACTCTTCCGTCACTTCATCAGTCGGTACCGATCTCGTTGCTGCTAGAAAAGAGAAAGCCAGAAAAGCCTACGATGCTCTTCTCAACTCTTTGGATGGCCCTGGTCTTCTTGTCCTTTACGCTTCCGATGGTGGAAATGCCGAAAAAGTCGCTAAACGATTGGTTTCCAGAGCTAAAATGAGAGGTGTCGGTGCTTCTCTTAGGGTCCTCGATGAAATTGCTTCCTCCATTGTCGATTCATTagctgaagagaagaatGTTCTTATCCTCACTTCTACTGCTGGTCAAGGTGAAGCTCCTCAAAACGGTCGAGAATTTTACAAAGCTCTTTCTAAACTTCCAGCTTCCGATAAACTTGCCGAAACCAAAGTTACCGTTTTCGGTATGGGTGACTCCCACTACTGGCCTCGACCAGAAGATGCCGGTTACTACAACAAACCTGCCAAAGATATCTTCCCAAGAGTCCTTGGTCTCGGATGTGCCGAGCTTTGCCCATTAGGTCTTGGTGATGATTCTGATCCCGATGGTTATATGACAGGTTACAAACCTTTCGAAGCTAGTTTATGGAGAGCTCTTGGCGTAGACAACGTTGAAGTTAtcgaagagaaagaagaaactgTAGCCAACGAACACATCAAGATCGCTTCCGATTACTTGAGAGGTACCATTCTTGAAGGTCTCGCCGATAAATCTACCGGTGCTATTGGCCCTTCTGATGCTCAATTGACCAAATTCCACGGTACATATATGCAA GATGATCGAGATATCCGAGAATCCCTTAAAGCTCAAGGTCTTGAACCAGCTTACTCCTTCATGATCCGAGTTCGATTACCCGCTGGTGTTTGTACTGCCGACCAATGGCTACACATGGACAGAATCTCCGATGAACATGGTAATGGTACCTTCAAATTGACTACCCGACAAACCTTCCAGTTCCACGGTATCGTCAAGAGTCATTTGAAACCTGCCATGCAAGCTATCAACCGAAGTTTACTCGATACCATCGCAGCTTGTGGTGATGTCAACAGAAACGTGCAATGTTGCGTCAACCCTGCATTCTCCAAGACTCACGAAACCGTCTACAACTTTGCCGTCGGTATCTCAgagcatcttcttccatctaCAAACGCCTACCACGAAATCTGGCTTGACAAAAAGAAGGTCTACGGTGATGCCACTCAAAACTTCTCCGCCGATCACGAACCTCTTTACGGTCCTTACTACCTTCCTCGTAAATTCAAGATTGCTGTTGCAGTACCTCCTGACAATGCTGTTGATGTCTTTACCAACGATGTCGGTTTCATCGCTATTGTAGAAAACGATACAGTTCTTGGTTACAACGTCagtgttggtggtggtatggGTGTCACTCATGGTAACAAGAAGACTTACCCAAGACTCGGTGATGTTCTTGGTTTCCTTAGTCCTGAAGATGGTAACAAGGTTGCTGAAAGTATCATGCTTGTTCAAAGAGATTACGGAAACAGACAAGACAGAAAGAATGCTAGATTGAAGTACACAGTTGACAGACTTGGTGTAGCTAAATTCAAAGAACTTGTTGAAGAAAGGTGGGGTAAGAAATTCGGTGAAGCTAGACCATACACATTCTCTAACAATTTAGATAAATACGGATGGGCACAAGGACATGATGGTAAACATCATTTCACCATGTtcattgaaaatggtagaatcGAAGATTCATCAAGACATCAATTCAAATCTGGTTTACAAGAAATTGCTAAAATACATAAAGGTAATTTCAGATTAACAGCCAATCAACATTTGATCTTATCTGATGTTGCAacagaagatttagatgaaattaaaagattattatctAAATGGGGTTTAGATAACATTGATCATTCAGGTGTTagattatcttcatcagcttgtgTAGCTTTCCCAACTTGTGGTTTAGCAATGGCAGAATCTGAAAGATATTTACCattgttgattgataaagttgaaaagatctgtgaagaagctggtgttagaaatgatgatttagtaATGAGAATGACCGGTTGTCCAAATGG TTGTGCACGACCATGGGCAGCAGAAGTAGCATTTGTAGGTAAAGCACCTGGATcgtatatgatgatgttaggTGGTAGTCATGACGGTACAAGATTAAACAAACCATTTATTGAATCAGCTACAGAACCAGAAATCTTAGCTGTATTGAAACCAATGATTAAGAGATGGGCATTAGAAagaaatgatggtgaaagatTCGGTGATTGGACTGTCAGAGCAGGTTATATCAAACCTACAACACATGGTACCAATTTCTGGGAAAATGGTTTTCCTGATGCTCAACAAGCTGTTCAAGCTGGTCAAGCTATAACGGCTTAA